The following nucleotide sequence is from Zingiber officinale cultivar Zhangliang chromosome 10A, Zo_v1.1, whole genome shotgun sequence.
GACAGAACTACTGATCTAGAAAACCTCGATTGGTCCCTTGCACCAAAAATACTATCGAGATCAAATTTCTCTTCGTTCTGATGCACGCGACGATGTAGAAAAGTAGCAGCAATCGACGAAAGAAGAAGGGTTGGTGGTAAGGGAGAAAGAGAAGGCAAAAAAGAGTTCAATTGAGAATGATACTTTGGTGAGAAGGAAGCAGTCGTCGTGGCTTCAGAGGAACCACAAACCCTAGTTTTATTCGGGAACGCGTGCAACAGAAATATCAAGCGTGATCCTGCTCGTTTTCATTTTATACAGAGAACGAGTAATTATTTTTTGTCCGACTAGTCAAATTACAaaaatgcttttttttttttggaatgttTCAGTATCTTTTCATCTcaagaaaattataatttttaacgtTGTGGAGTTATTAATGTTTAAGCTACTGTTAAGATGTCGTTGCCAGAAGGttaaagaataaatatttttgGGGCTTTGTTGACGGTGATTTTTTCCCACACTGTATTCCGGCAACAAATTCTCTTACAAATCTCTCTCAACTTTTGAGAGGAAACTTCAGATCAAAAGCTAAAATATCACTCATAAACTATCCACGTACAAACATTAGATTGTATCATCGAATAATGACAATTAGAAAGGGTAGAATCTTCCAACCGGTAATTTAATAATCAGTCTAAACCAGCCTGCTCCAGTATTTAATCCAGAAACCAAAAATCCAAACCAATTCAATTGGACCATTAAAAAAAAACACCTTGATCAACCGATGCGTTTACAAGAAAAGTGTTTACAAGCCCACCTTAGCGGGCATAGCACTTCACATGCTACAAACTATGAAACGCAAATGTCAGTATTTCTCGTAGATACTAGATTGAAGCAAATCGTATGGCATTTGGCGGCACGAGAAAACCGGTAAGGAGTGCATGCACATGTCGTCAAGCCAAATGGCAAGAATACTTTCTATAGAAGCTACTGGGGTTTCAAGACCAACGTGGTAGCCATGAACCCTGTATTTTGAATCCCCAAGTTTCTGTAAGGTTTCTGTCAAAATATGGCTAAATCCTATTGCCAAAGAGTTCACCAAAAAGAACATATTTAGCTATCAAACAATACAATGGTACATAGAATAGTTGAAGATGAGCCCACCATGGCGACATATACTTAATATAACAGCAGTGGAAACAAATATCTACCTCTGAGAACTGACCAAGTGATGGCTTTTTGATTTACCGTCTCGTTTGTTTAATCCAACAGACAACAAATGGGACAAAACAGCCTGAATAGCAGCAAAACGAGAAATATTAGTTAAGGCTAGAAATGTGATTGCAAATTATGATTTAGTCAATGTCCGGTATGGACTGTATTCTTCAGGAGGGAAAAAAAAAAGCAATTTACAAAAAGGTGCAAGTCATAGATATATGGGGCAGTCATCAATACAATTTGATAGTTTGATATTTCTAAAGCTTACAAAACAAGGAACATTTGTGACAAGTAGGAAGACCACAACTCATTGTATCAACAGTTCAAGCATGGAGAAGGGAACATTTCATGATAATAATCCAAGTATCACAAATCTAAATGCCAAAGCCAGGGAAGAGAAAGGATCATCTCCAAAGGCTATTTATTGCGTTTAAGGAGATAGCAACCTAGTTGATTACTACAAAGAGCAAAAGTTTCTAAAATCAATATGGTAAAACACAACAAGAAGATATACTTACTAGTTTTAGCGTCTAATTCTAGTAGGTTTGCACCTAAATTCTGCTAGAAGGGCTATATGATCAGATGGCCATTCAGGAGAAGGAATGGCAGTGTTCTTGCGTAGGTTTTCCTCATCTAATAACTCCAACAGGGATTCCACTGACAATGAGTCAgctaaaaacaaaaatgaaacaaaattaaaaatgagTTGTAAAAGGGTACCACAAAAGGAGGTCTGAACAATCCAAAGATTCATTTCCTATATCTATTAGACGggaaaggaagaataccagtgtaAAATATGTAATCAACAGTGCCAATAAAATCCCTGGTACAATTTGTAAACAAAGGCTCATGTGTTGCGGCATCCATTCTCCTCCTTTGTTGCTCTAATCCAGAGCTTACTCCCACCATTCTTGCAAATGATGAGTATGCACTAACCTTTCAAATATAAACTCACATCTTAATACCAAAATTTAAAAGCTAAACATTCacaaaatacaaacaatatacatatatatgtatatatataccaATGGTAGCTGATGACCTATCTTGTGCGTAGGATGCACAATTCCCAACGGATCAACAGCCAAGTCTGGATGCAATTGATCAATTTTTCCATTTGCCAGTAAGGCATGAGGAGCACTGCTTATAgagattttttatgttttttactaTTTTACTTATACAAATGGAAAACTAAGAAAATAGGAAAAGTTGCAAACCTTCCTGGTACAGAGTTAAAATCTCCACAAACCAGCATAGGAATATCTGCGCTAACAGCAATTTTCTCCAAACCTTTTAAGAGGGTATGAACCTGAGGAATAAATCAACACAAACACCATAATACTTAGCATGATTTTTCAATAGCTAAAGAGATGCAACAAAGACCAAACAAAAGTTAGCAGGACAGGACACCTGCCATAGCTTAACATCCTTGTGCTCCTGAAGGGCATTTAGATGAGTGTTTGCCTGAAAGGATGAGAATGATTAAAAAATGTCCAGAAGCTTATGCCACAAGATTACCATAACGTATATATCACATCTGTAAGGTGGCAAGAAATTAACATGTGGAAACAGCAAGGCAAAAACTTAACCAGAAGGCAAAGCAATTGACAAGGAAAAGCAAGTGAACCAATTAAATAGATCACATCTAATATGGAATTAACATGCAGAGAATGTTAGGTAAAACTTCAATCGAAGACAAACTTTTTAACCAATTCAAAAATAAAAGTGAACGAAAACAATAAATCATTTTCGCATGGCACAAAAGATGTCGGAAAATCTACAAATGGTCTAGAAAAATGAATCCCATTAAAATTTAGATAAAGCATATTCATCATTTAAAAATACAATGAATTTTTATTTATGTTACTTTAGAGagatacaaagaacaagaaactCACAACACAAATTAGTTGTCTTTTTCCAGGATTAACAGTGCCATAGTTACTAAATTTTGCTTCCAGGACCACAATTAAAGCAATGTTGTCCTACAGGCAGAAATAAAGATATATAAGGATGGGATAACAAAAAAACCCAAACAAAAAATGGATAAAGAATCAACTGGAAACCTTAATAAGACGGCTTAAAGCGACTTTCTTTTGACTAGATTGAATTGCAATTTCTGCCAAAGATTGTGCAGCTTTGTTGAAATCAACCTGGACACAGATTTTTTGCATTAGACCTGATCCACCTGAATACAAGAAACATAGTGCAAAGGTGGAGCTACCTCATATTTTTTGACATGTGAAAACCTGTCCCTGCGGAAAAATGTAGCACAACCATCAACAGTATTTGGATTGCCGCTATAAACCTGAATCAAAGGTTTTGTTAAAAGGTACAGAAGCAAGAACATGGAAATTTTTTTTGAAGTAATCCAATGTCAAAGCAAACCTCCGAAGTTTTTTTCTTGTAAAGTGATTGATATCCGTATTTATCAAGTTCTGGGGCAAAGAATTCCTCAAAATGGTCATTTTGGACCTACAGATAGCTTATATCATGATCTACATCCCAAACTAAATAAAGAGATCATTAAAAAATCAAGCAAACAACATATATTTGATAGAAGAATATAGTGTAGGTATTTTAGAAACAAGACTGATGCACTACATGCACCAAGACATTGATAAATCCAAATGAGCATGAAAGCAACAGATGCCCTAATATAGTTCATAGCAATAGCATTACAAGAACCTTATGGGTGAAAGAGGGTGAGAACAAAATTTTAActaaatgctaacatgtaaagggCAAAGTCATTCATACTGGATACTGAACAGTTCAGTAATATCAATCACAACAAAAACAATAGCAGATGAAAGCAGAATATGATAAAATCATCAAGTTTTGCAAATATTCACATTTCTCTCTACAACAACAAAAAAAGCAAATTTAAAATATGCACCTCTTGGAGACAAATGATATCAGCATGGTAACCAACAATTTCACGTAACAAATTTTGCCTCCGGTAAGGCCATGAAAGGGCCCAAGTTGGACAGTAGCTATATGGCTCACTTGTGGCATACACATCAGAAAGAATGTTGTACGAGAGCACAGAAAATGTCCCAGAAGATGCCCGACCGTCTACATCTAATTGCCCCAAGAGATCTCCATTCACTTGAATCATTCGACGTGGAGTAGGTGCAGGGGCTGGAATTACTCGTGATGTCAAAACTGTATTAACATTTCCAATACTTGCTCTTGTCTCTGCATCAATCACCACACATTCAAACTTGAGAACATGATTAATGTCTTCATCTGTGGGTGTGTATGTCCTAGAAACACCAACTTCAGACCAGGATTCCCCATTTTTGTCAGCAACAGTTATAGGATATATAGATACTGGAGCAGAACTTGATGGAGCACCAGATAAACCCAGAGTAAAAGTACCAAATCCACGTCCATGCACCTCTTCCTCCTCAGCTTCATTTTCAGTTTGTGCCTTTTTAGCCCGTTCATGCAATGAACGATGATGCTGCCAAGCACTAGAGAAGCATTTAGGACTACAATGAAAACTCTTAGCAACAGGCACTTTCTCCTTGAGGCAAACCAAGCACTGTAGAGTTGCAGGCTCAGTCGGATGTACACTGCATATGGGAACTTTCTGATCACCTAGATTTCTGTACCTGCAACAAGAATTGGTTACATAAGGGA
It contains:
- the LOC122026305 gene encoding carbon catabolite repressor protein 4 homolog 1-like; translated protein: MLTVLRVHLPSEIPVVGCEITPYVLLRRPDGSISSDEVPESIPFNGCCMRYRWYRNLGDQKVPICSVHPTEPATLQCLVCLKEKVPVAKSFHCSPKCFSSAWQHHRSLHERAKKAQTENEAEEEEVHGRGFGTFTLGLSGAPSSSAPVSIYPITVADKNGESWSEVGVSRTYTPTDEDINHVLKFECVVIDAETRASIGNVNTVLTSRVIPAPAPTPRRMIQVNGDLLGQLDVDGRASSGTFSVLSYNILSDVYATSEPYSYCPTWALSWPYRRQNLLREIVGYHADIICLQEVQNDHFEEFFAPELDKYGYQSLYKKKTSEVYSGNPNTVDGCATFFRRDRFSHVKKYEVDFNKAAQSLAEIAIQSSQKKVALSRLIKDNIALIVVLEAKFSNYGTVNPGKRQLICVANTHLNALQEHKDVKLWQVHTLLKGLEKIAVSADIPMLVCGDFNSVPGSAPHALLANGKIDQLHPDLAVDPLGIVHPTHKIGHQLPLVSAYSSFARMVGVSSGLEQQRRRMDAATHEPLFTNCTRDFIGTVDYIFYTADSLSVESLLELLDEENLRKNTAIPSPEWPSDHIALLAEFRCKPTRIRR